One genomic window of Arachis stenosperma cultivar V10309 chromosome 10, arast.V10309.gnm1.PFL2, whole genome shotgun sequence includes the following:
- the LOC130956702 gene encoding uncharacterized protein LOC130956702 — translation MKLSNNILQPYLGDLVGFSGERVPVLGSVWLQTTLGEQPLYKTQDIQYLVVDCFSPYNVILGRPFLNRFAAIVSTVHLCVKFPVQDNVVATVHGDLQEARQCYNTSLKPIKKTGQSQINSIKSENIVPAELDPRADFEDRPMPNEELTKISLTGDPMKFTFVGTSMSTEERKSLESFLRQNADLFAWTSADMPGIDPSVITHKLNINPAARPGATYQRLMNKIFEQQIGRNIEVYVDDMVAKTKLGDPHIQDLAEIFEQIRRYKMRLNPEKCAFGVQGGKFLGFILTSRGIEANPEKCQAILDMKSPSTIKEVQRLTGRLAALSRFLPCLAPKSLNFFQCLKKSAKHFEWNQNCEMAFTNLKEILSKPPVLQKPKLGKPLYIYLSITDSAISSALVIETDKNQQPVYFVSKSLQNAELCYPTLEKVALALVFSSRRLRPYFQSHTIIVKTGQPLRQVLSKPELAGRLIKWAIELSEFDIQYQPRGSIKSQHLIDFVAELTEPCSVTPSPKWSLFVDGASNPHGAGAGMLLKNSEGIALEHSLRFSFKASNNQGEYEALIAGLRLAADLHVDNLKVYCDSLLVVQQVNHSFQTKDPILLKYLDIVQQLLKDFSKIEVIHIPREQNHRADVLSKLATTQAHTATLLQSTLDKPSIDAFNILNIVNKDSWQQSYIQYLRFGSIPEEIEDKNKFRRRASFFTLLNNTLYRRGYSRPLLKCLDRPEADLVLSEAHEGICGIHSGARSLAQKILRAGFY, via the exons CAGTTCACCTTTGTGTCAAGTTCCCTGTGCAGGATAATGTCGTCGCTACGGTTCATGGCGACCTCCAGGAAGCTCGGCAATGCTATAACACAAGCTTAAAGCCTATCAAAAAAACCGGACAATCACAAATCAACTCCATCAAGTCGGAAAATATAGTACCGGCTGAGCTCGACCCTCGGGCCGATTTTGAAGATCGGCCTATGCCAAATGAGGAATTAACAAAGATCTCTTTAACTGGAGACCCGATGAAATTCACTTTTGTGGGCACCTCAATGAGTactgaagaaagaaaaagccttGAAAGTTTTCTGCGACAAAACGCCGACCTATTTGCATGGACTTCCGCTGATATGCCTGGAATAGATCCGTCTGTTATAACacacaaattgaatatcaatccAGCAGCTAGGCCG GGGGCAACATATCAGCGCCTAATGAATAAGATATTCGAGCAGCAAATAGGCCGGAATATAGAGGTCTACGTCGATGATATGGTTGCCAAAACAAAGCTCGGCGACCCCCATATCCAGGACCTGGCCGAGATCTTCGAACAAATCCGACGATACAAGATGCGGTTAAATCCAGAAAAGTGCGCCTTCGGAGTTCAAGGAGGAAAATTCCTAGGATTCATCCTCACTAGCCGAGGTATTGAAGCAAACCCAGAAAAATGTCAAGCAATACTTGACATGAAGAGTCCATCGACAATAAAGGAAGTTCAAAGGCTAACGGGACGGTTAGCCGCTTTATCTAGGTTTTTACCATGTTTAGCACCTAAATCATTAAATTTCTTTCAGTGTTTGAAAAAGAGTGCAAAACATTTTGAGTGGAACCAAAACTGTGAAATGGCTTTCACAAACTTAAAAGAAATCCTCTCAAAGCCTCCTGTTTTACAAAAACCAAAGCTCGGCAagccattatatatatatttgtctaTTACTGATTCTGCAATTAGTTCTGCTCTTGTGATAGAAACAGATAAGAACCAGCAGCCAGTTTATTTTGTGAGCAAGTCATTACAGAATGCCGAGCTTTGCTACCCGACGTTGGAAAAAGTTGCCCTGGCCTTAGTTTTCTCATCCAGACGTCTCCGACCATATTTCCAAAGCCACACGATCATTGTTAAGACTGGACAACCTCTGCGGCAGGTTCTTTCGAAGCCCGAACTAGCAGGAAGGCTGATCAAATGGGCCATTGAACTTTCAGAGTTCGACATTCAATATCAACCAAGAGGATCGATCAAGTCccaacacttaattgatttcgTTGCTGAACTTACAGAGCCATGTTCAGTTACTCCAAGTCCCAAGTGGTCCTTATTTGTAGATGGTGCTTCCAACCCTCACGGGGCTGGTGCTGGAATGTTGCTCAAAAACTCGGAAGGTATAGCTCTCGAGCACTCTCTCAGATTCTCATTCAAGGCCAGCAACAACCAAGGCGAGTATGAAGCCCTAATAGCCGGGCTCAGGTTAGCTGCCGATTTACATGTCGATAATTTAAAGGTTTACTGCGATTCATTATTAGTAGTTCAACAGGTGAACCACAGTTTTCAAACAAAGGACCCGATTTTACTAAAATACTTGGATATTGTACAACAACTATTaaaagatttttctaaaattgagGTTATTCATATACCTAGAGAGCAAAATCATAGAGCAGATGTCTTGTCAAAATTAGCAACAACACAAGCCCACACCGCCACCCTTTTACAGTCAACCCTAGATAAACCCAGCATTGATGCATTTAACATCTTAAACATAGTTAATAAAGACAGTTGGCAACAGTCTTACATTCAATACCTCCGTTTCGGGTCTATTCCCGAGGAAATTGAAGATAAGAATAAGTTCCGGCGACGGGCCTCGTTTTTTACTTTATTGAATAACACTTTGTATAGGCGAGGTTACTCTCGACCTTTATTAAAATGTTTGGACAGGCCGGAGGCCGACCTTGTTCTATCCGAGGCCCACGAAGGCATTTGCGGAATACACTCTGGGGCTAGAAGCCTCGCGCAGAAAATACTTCGAGCCGGCTTTTATTAG